The following is a genomic window from Sphingobacterium spiritivorum.
ACTATATTGACTTTTGTATCTATAATTATTGATACAAATATAAACTTTATTCATATAAAAATGAATATTATTAATACATATATAAATAATTCAAAACAATACATAAACTTATAATAACAAAAACTCAATATTACAGTCATTACATTCTCTTTTGTCATTCATACTTTAACGTTGGCAATTGAATTTTACATCAGTAACTTGCGTATACTTGCTCTATTATTATAATTGCATATAAAAGCAAGTTTATCTAAGTTTGCAGCATTAAATACACACAACAAATGAGAAAAGTTCTTGGATATATTCTTTCACCTATATTTTATTTATTTTTTGCCCTGGAACTGGTTATATTTCACCCTATCCAATGGCTATGTCTGAAATTAGGCGGATATAGTGCGCACAAACGCAGTGTAGATCTGTTAAATTTTACGCTATTGAGTGACAATTTTCTACTTTTCAATCCTGTAAAATTTATTAATGAGCATCATATCCCTACAGGACAGCCTATTATCTTTGTTGCCAATCACCAGAGTCCGTTCGATATTCCTCCGATGATTTTCTTCCTTCGTAAATATCATGCTAAATTTATTTCGAAGATTGAACTTGCAAAGGCTAATATTCCGAGTATCTCCTATAATCTCAAATATGGAGGCGCCGCCAATATTGACAGAAAAGATTCAAAACAGTCTATCAGTGAAATTCTAAAATTAGCCAACAATATGAAGACCAAAAACTGGTCTGTGTTTATTTTCCCGGAAGGTACACGTACCAAAACCGGAAAAATGAAAGAGTTCTCTGTAGGAGGTATTGCGACTATATTAAAGAAAAATCCAACCGCACTGGTCGTCCCTATCGCAATAAATGGTTCATATGAAATGGTAAAGTACGGTATGTTTCCGCTGAATCCTTTTACAAAAATGTCGTGGGAAATTCTCCAGCCTATAGAACCGGCAGGAAGGACTGCTGAAGAAATCGTGAAAGAGGCTGAATTGGCAATTCGCGCTAAGGTAAAGGGAAGTTAAATCCTATTTAACTATCCGTCCTTTCCAATCGTATTTACCTATATTACCGGCAACACCGATATACACAAGGTATATAATGTGTCCGACAGTGAGTATAGGTAAGTACTTTAAGAGATCTGTACGATTAGCAAATTCACATAAAGGTCTCATAAAGTATAATTCGACAGCAAACTTGATTAAAATAACGGCAAAGATCAACGCACCTAAGGTTGAGGGGAACAGAAATGCCAGTAATCCGCTCAGGATCATGGCCAGATTGAACAGCCAGATACTCACCCCTAATACGATCACACTTTTATTTTTATAGCGTGTGCTTTTGGAAGCCCAACGCTTACGCTGACTGATAAAAGATGCCATATTAGGCTTAGCATCTGTATATACGATAGCTGCAGGCGATTTACAGAATCCAATTTTATCAGCATATTTTTCGGCAACTTTATGCAAGAGCAGTTCATCGTCTCCTGATGCCAGATCATCAATACCCTTGAAACCATCCATCTCATAGAATACATCTCTTCTATACGCGAGATTTGCGCCATTGCAGGTAGTAGGATGACCATTACAGATACCTGCAGCTCCTAATCCTATCAGATAGAGGAATTCCAGAGTCTGTGCTTCTTCAAACGGATTCTTTTCTTCCGAATACACAACAGGTGATGAAACCATATAGGAATCATATTCCTCAAAAAAACCGACCACGGTAGACAACCAGTGACGTCCCATCCGACAGTCGGCATCTGTAGTGACAATAATTTCACCCTGTGCAATATCAATAGCATTAGAA
Proteins encoded in this region:
- a CDS encoding lysophospholipid acyltransferase family protein; the encoded protein is MRKVLGYILSPIFYLFFALELVIFHPIQWLCLKLGGYSAHKRSVDLLNFTLLSDNFLLFNPVKFINEHHIPTGQPIIFVANHQSPFDIPPMIFFLRKYHAKFISKIELAKANIPSISYNLKYGGAANIDRKDSKQSISEILKLANNMKTKNWSVFIFPEGTRTKTGKMKEFSVGGIATILKKNPTALVVPIAINGSYEMVKYGMFPLNPFTKMSWEILQPIEPAGRTAEEIVKEAELAIRAKVKGS
- a CDS encoding glycosyltransferase family 2 protein; the encoded protein is MTIVYVALVLYMRNGWASISTFVTSDATPSTTVSVLIAARNEEQVIERTINCLLNQDYPKELLEIIVIDDHSTDRTAEIVRLYAVKGVKLLQMNESDKLNSYKKKAISNAIDIAQGEIIVTTDADCRMGRHWLSTVVGFFEEYDSYMVSSPVVYSEEKNPFEEAQTLEFLYLIGLGAAGICNGHPTTCNGANLAYRRDVFYEMDGFKGIDDLASGDDELLLHKVAEKYADKIGFCKSPAAIVYTDAKPNMASFISQRKRWASKSTRYKNKSVIVLGVSIWLFNLAMILSGLLAFLFPSTLGALIFAVILIKFAVELYFMRPLCEFANRTDLLKYLPILTVGHIIYLVYIGVAGNIGKYDWKGRIVK